The nucleotide window aggacaaagtactcagcaagtcaagtaaatccgaccacacccgggcaaagaatacatcaacgagaataaagaatcttcattttaagaggagtgtaatattacaagaggctgatcaattagatcaggcattgtcatcaggaagggaaatatcaatgttaagactgtctacaaccctactggctaaaccttcgacctcagactccatcctctcaacagcatcaaggtattcttggctatcagcttcctccgctatcttggacagaggcgcctctggagcaaggacccggacctgggccagcacattcttggtacatacttgagtgCACTTCTTTGCAAACTCTTAGAAACGAGtcagaatccgaggaatgaactgagcccaagattgcccgtcatccgttggagtccggagaacatcagctactgaacgaaaagatttccacaaaacgttccaatctTTAGTAGCCATTGCTAGTTTCctagacaagccttcaatagttttttgggcctgcacaagatctctgtcagctccacgcctaatcagcttagcaagggcgagttcttcctcagcacgagtaattacctcctcagccttgttatgactggagcggacaagagccttcatttcatcgatactctccgagagcttctgcttctcaactcggaaaactagacaagacacccaagaacaagtcagtgaAAAAAGAAgtaaaaatacaagaagaaatggGCAGAACCcatggcacctttgcattcattcttcgcagactccaccgcggcatctctctgcttctccgtctccactacctaGGCACGAAggatcttctcctccttttggtgcatttgacgctctatCTCCAACTTAGCCCGGAGAAGGTCGAGATCGGCTTTTagagcgtccacctcagaagacaacttcctctcattttcagatgagaaaaagaagccagaatgatcatgagaaaaagactaagcaaaaagaggcaaagagaaacaaggcgtaagaacagaagaaaaacaagcacgcaaaaaaggagtggcagtaaaacctacctagaGCTTTTCACCCAAAGAAGTcatgagggtcgacaagctcccccaggctgtggtTAGCTCCGATAACCAATGGGTGGCGttgaactgttgcaccacgtcactggaaaaagagggaccgccggaaacaagagaaggggaaggagaggccagctggggcgaagaaggagcaaccaaagcaacctctagggaagccggagtcaaaccctcagaaggacccagcACGACGGCCATAGTCACCTTCGGAGTGGCCAAGTctgcaacttcgccaggtagctctgaagcccccgcaacAACTTCAttaacagaatgttgtgagtcctgaggctcggaactcgttggcacggcgggagacagagaagaagtcgatgaagaaacaagagaagacgaaacactaaaaagtgataaaaggaagcaccgataagaaccagaagaaggaagatagaagccaaaaaagataaaagctagaatctactcacccgacaactttcttcttcgcgaagccaaaagaaggcctcgcagggggaaccatgacggcgaaaacgtccccgccactcgGCGACAGGAGCGGGGTAACCGACAATGGAGCCGCagaagaagccggggctagagCCGTGAAAGAACTCTGCActagaggagcggtagagctcggtatGGGGGCCACCAAAGAACTTGacaccagagcttcagaagaagtcggcatgggagccccagaagaactcataCGCGACGTTCGATTACTTCAAAAggttcaagactaaaagttaaaacaaagaagagagattcaatgcaacaggaatatgaaaaataACTCACCgctgcatgatgaggggtacttcgtcatcctcctctccctcagccaagggaaccagagcacctgctgaaaaaagaataaaaagtactcggttcaagagagaaacaggaaaacaaaggaacaaagagtattaaatgtgctcacctaagagcatgctagcaataACTGGAGTACctaagggagtacttggtttgcgaggcttcttggagacaggcaggccagatgaagacccatccgttcgccccctcttcgggacactgcgaggaccgcgagggactagacgaggaacatattcttcatatacatcaacaaatctggaagaaaccccaagaagggctgtagaggtttaggacttactaattgcagaagttctaGCTAGACGATCCCTAATCTCTGCCACggtagggagaacatcaagggcgatcgggtcaacaaagtttcgcccaagctcctgcgaaaaaggataaaacagcaagacaaggaaaacctaagcaaaaatggatgcagcaagagtacataaagtactcaaacaaaaagatagacaactcacagctgggggtgggttgttggctgagaactcggagacagcaggaggaatgatgctcactcctttcaacatcttctggagatgctcgagtacctcctcaccggtcagctcaagagctgggaccatgcgtcaAGGATCCTCggcccagaatactcaaagccaagatgctcccgctctttcaaaggctgaacccggcgatgAAGAAAGCTCAAAacaataccgaagccggtcaaaccctgctgttttagcatgctaatcctatcaaggagtggctagatcacttgaatctcagcaggtgactcaagcttcttgtcccatcggtcattcaccataggaccagatccagagtggacgacgagggaagggatcaaattggcagcgtaaaaccactcggcacgccaatcttttacagaatcgactaggtcatagtcaaaaaacttaatcttgaggccctggcgaaactgaatcccgcaaccgccaagaacgctggtttcttcacggcggggttgaggtttcagacgaaagaaaaagtgaaaaagagatagagaaggagggattccaaggaaagcttcacagagatgaacgaaaacaaaaagatgaagaatggcattgggagttagatggttcagactaaccccgaaataaccaagaaactgatgaaggaaggcggaagcaggaaggcaaagtccgacgcggacaaaggaaatgaagaggacaatctcaccaggacccggagctggaacccgatgctcgcccggtactctccattcagcaatgactttactttggatcaagccgtcgctaacgagctcgcgcagctggtcttcgcttgttgttggagccagccaaaccttctgagcagccctcatggccacgaactcctagttttcgatcaaagaaagggatgactccttgtccatgaaggtcgcctgagacttgcttgcggctttcttctttcccatgaactagcggaagcaaaaaggcactggggaagatgaagctaggatggtggtgctcgggtgacagcgacgatgacggcggcggatttctaaaagctagggtttaaaggcaggaGCTaagcagcaaaggaaaggaagatgaaaggtctttaaatatatttttcagtaataaaaacggcccactaggcccgttaaaacacagtgtgagaatgtaatggtccatttactgacatagctaaaacaacggagggcacaaatctacacaacggtacaaaccaacgggcagatttcagacttatccatccagcaccacagcagggttatcagatcgctacaagaacaactcatcaaaccaagaagaaagaaagggctaccttgcaaggaacaAAGGAACCCGGTTATTGAAGAAAGAAACTAGGTAATCTCATGAATGACAGGGATCatagcagaaaagtaaaagacaactcagaagacaagattcgttacattacaagcgacttcaaaagtagaagattacaaatcttacaagacccaacgaactcggcaccacgaaaagcaaagtagcaaagaggaacacggacatggctaggctctggaacgactacgtgtcccaaattgctactcggaaggacaaaccgtcatcagctacactgttttcttcaaaggacggacgtagtgcatctaaggcggaaatcggcagcacgacaagacaacatggagcagagaaggccggcgagcatctgtctacccaagactgatgtgatgttggatatgatgttgatctgcactggacagtctcaggacaggcgacgaggatcaacccagaactgcccgatgaagaaacgaagcccacatcacaagacttcctccaactaccgccacgtacaacCTGGCataatgctgtcgcgggattagcctacctctaatccctatcacaagacttcctttagctacgacaagacacacaggaactacaaaatatgtctgggggctgctctacttcacaaactaccatgttcatgactacgaaggtttcaacagaatgtccaatggatgaaaacaagcactccgggatagtatttatagaccaaaggagcggcgcacatggactaggagtaccaatgaaatAAGCCAAACAAAGGATACAAGTAAAAGACAGGActtcaataatggatgactcaggcgagagaaaacagtactcgaagatgggcatattcggaagaatataccagcacagtacaacccatgaacaaaaggcatttacactcaaccaccaccatacaactacatctgacaacaacagactatcaaagaatactccaagacctcgcatccgagttctttctgaataaaacaacacggatatacgctcgggggctcagccagcatcatagcttaatcaacactaagctagggagctcgaccttcatttcaactactcccagaggatcggaaccaaagacaaaggaccaagaatacaagaaactcaagactacaacgacgacgacacatcaagactcttcatctgacttcttttctaaagagaagaactcagaGAAAGCatggggctgcgggatacatagccctagaattttttgaagacaagaatctagaccctctaacttttgcaagcaaaagtaagaggctcgggggctatcactcagtgagtgcaatttttacgaaaaattgcacccacccaaaaagaaccctggacataagctcggaggctgcatgccgcgaaactacacggatgatggtttaatccaagaatAAAGGGCCGCTtcagaaagatgccgcaaaactactaggatgatgacataatccaagtctcggggactacttcagaacataaattttcaaacaacataaaggatcaagaccctccaactttttgttccaaatagcaagaggctcgagggctacacttagtgagtgcactttttcttcgaaaaagcacacgtcaccaaaagacttcctcaacgcagaccacttcaagacattacgacaaaaagaacccagaacgagccatatttgagttctttttgataaaacttcaacgaataatcagagcaacttcaagacaagatcctccagctccttgttccaaatagcaagaggcttgggggctacaaccagatggatgtactttttcttcaaaaagcactcaccactcgaagatcccaagaagcactacaaggtttcactccagaaagcacttggatgacattttgttcctactcaacaagacttgaaggagcaaagcgaagactttcagagctcaaccatgaagtgtttgggggcttgtcgatgcgggacccacaggataccccgcaagggagagagaagatctagtccaactaggattcttcctatataatcttagtagtagaactattaagtaatcctactaggaaatctcattgtaaactgactaggactctaacctcctgactatataaaggagggcagggctcctgagagaagagGATAACAATTGtataacacaacatatcacaatcaatccaatgcaaaggctaacgccgactggacataaggttattactcgatctacgatcgagggcctaaaccaggataaatcaaccgtctcttacgttaaccatcgagtttagCATACgtcgaagcctgaacatactgccccgggtacccccatggtaggctatcggtggtgaaacatcgacagaccAAGGGCGATAGTTAGGGTTGGTGACGGCGTCTTCCATGTTGACGGTGAGCACCCGGCGGGcagtgagcttctgatctcttctgctctcagcGGCGACGAGGCCcctaaagatggtggcgaccactttgtcatgatcttggaaggcgttgttgttgcccctaggtggtcggcggcctctggcTCCATCTTGTTGTCATCGTCTGGCTTTTTAGCCtaaaactccttagccaagccgaggcagtccttcatcttatgcttgctatttttgtggagagggcacgggccttcgaggatcttcttgtactactcgaCATAGTTGCGCTTAGGTGCGAGGTTCATCAATGGTAGCGATGATATGGTCTGGTCTGCGGCGGTGATACTGACCAGATTTGGATCCTTCTGGCCAATCACGGCCACTGTCCCAATGGTGACTATGGTCATCATAGTTGTGGTCATTGTGGCGCCGGTCGTTGGGTCGCTCATTGCTGCGGCGAGTTGGGCGATGaatgcccgcatcctcattgaagcgcactttGGCCTCTTCGGTGTCAGCGTACTGATCGGTGGTTGTTATCATCTCGCTAATCCCCTTAGgtggcttgcgattgaacttgtAGCGAAGGTCGCGGTGGAGTCcttggatgaaggcggtgatgacttctacttttgtgatgttgggaatagaattcctcatctcagaaaagcgtctgatgtagctacggaggagctcggactaGCTTTTGATAAATgtggttcagatcatgcttggtgcctggccaagtacatgtggccatgtagttgtcgatgaagaccttcttcagctcttcccaggatccgatggagtctagggcaaggcttgtgaaccagttcatcgtagttggcatgagcatgactggggagatagtttgccataaTGCTGGTATCTCCCTCGGCGGCGcgcacagcagtggcataagcttgtagccactataTGGGGTTCATCcgtccttcgtagggctcgaccccattgattttgaaaccacggggcctaCTAAAGTGTCCAGAGTACCCTTGTGAATGCTTAGGGCCCTTCAGGATCATCGCCACCGTGATCTGCACATTGTCGGCGTTGAGTGGCTAGAGGGCTAAGTCCGAATTAccaaactcttgctcgtactcttgacgatggcatacttcttcttcatggcaggAAAAACAGCGCTCATCGATACGTCGTAGCGCATCTCGGAGATTGTTAAGGTGTGCTCGAACGTCCTGGTCAacttcctggtcatgttggcgagggtGGTCGATGTGGTTGCCCTTGGCTCCCCTGGAGAGGTTGTCCATCATCGTGGTGCTGGTCAGCGAAACAACTTTGGCTAGGGCGGTGATTAGATCTTGGCATGGCTAATCGACGAATCAAGCTCGtagagtaggaaggtctctgatccgagaggatctcgttgacctggcagtgcgccgctttaagcatggcggcgaccttggcgaccttCGGTGTCTGCGGGAGCCAGGGTGAGCTCATTTGTGGCCAcagccaagttggcgcttggggtcttataGATGTCGTGGATGTCAACACGGACAAATTCATCGTCGAGGTTGTGTTGGAGTTGGCGTGGTCTTCCTTATGAGTCAAGCTAATCGTTGCGAGCTGCCTTGGCTAGCATAAGGGCAACTTCTTTTGCTCGGCGCTGTGCACGGTTGATGTTCCTGTTGACGCAAGCAGCGCGGTCCTCTTCGGTTTCCCCTTCCCGCAGGGgactgtcgatgctgacgttgaagattgcgcctccaagaaagggaggaaaagGAGGTTGTTCGGTGATGGTTTCGGCGACAGTCTTCGTGGAGCCTTAGGACTCaaagtctggattctcctccaggatggtttaGAGAGATGCTCCTGGGCGTCGACCGacatgtagcatgttgacagccagtgggagctggtcggcgatctggtaGACGAGAGGACGgatatctccaacctggtcgacgaatttgccccttagggcatcttgataggcgACGACGATGTTGGTGAGCCAgtagggtagggccgtaacccctggagtttcccaatccgcctccgatagatctgaatcagagggtggtcggtgctggacCAGAGTGGTTAGAGCCGAttctgcgatggagaggcaatcgatgagCTTTTGGCCAACTAATCAATGGACGCGATTCAGATCctcattgttgatttgcctccttggGTAGCGGGGGAGAGGGCGGCGAATTGTCGGCGAAagtgacctcagaggtggttctaaAATTAGATTTGtagtcgcaggtgttggggtgatcggcgcagtattgatctgcaccggctcgatgaggtCTCCAACTCTgttagcgttgatgatccacgagatcgatccgaccgtgaagatctagccgggctgttggagggacgaagagcctgcaaaacgtaccatcttgttcgacatggaaacagcacgcgcatccctacctggcgcgccaactgtcgacataaTATCATTGACAGTCCTCCGaagggtatcccacaaaggtagattgatcgacagagatgcgtgcaatcgagaacaagaaggcaacagagacacacgagttagacaggctCGGGCCGTCGgcgtgacgtaataccctactcccgtGGTCTATTGgattatattggctatcgtatgatattgcgtgtgtttggaggggggtccctgtctgccttatatagtccgggggcagggttacaggttggttagATCtgggagataaccggaaagtaataactgattacaggaatcttgggatcatacgtatcctaacagatctcgtagtatcttcaggatatcttcccggtgtcttgcaggacgcgccgagcagcgccgtgccccataaggcttagtcttgtgggttgggccgcccctaggggcgcagcccatgtggcctgccgtgggtatccaggggTTGTACCCCCACAATTGTTAAGATACttaaaaataatataaattttTAGTAGTGTTATAATCACGTACAAGTGTCCGTTGTCACATAAAAGTGATGtctttcttatatggtgtcaaataAAAAAAAGTCAATACATGAATGCTATAACTTTAAACGAGATCtagaactttatagttttaagttttatttgatgtcgttaagatgctaaaaatagacaaaaTTTCAGCATTTATTATTTCTTGCGTATAAAGTTGAGTCATAGATCTTACTGAGAGCTATAACATTCATATAAAAGTATCTTTATTTAACATCATACAAGAAAATATATTACTTTTCTGTGACGACAAATGCTTATAGGCATTATTATGTTGCTggaatttatattatttttttagcatTTTAACGATCcaatgaaaaactcaaaactagaaaggtaAATCATCTTCATATGACATCATATGGAAAATATATAATTTTTCTAAAGTTGAGGCTTGATATGCTATTCCAGTTGGAGCAACAAAACACTAATGTCACGCCAAGGGAAGTGGTGTAACAAAATTTTTCATGTGAAAATCATCGTCTAACATGACAGATCTTTCCGCGCCAACACATATAGTTTTACAGCACCATTTTGTCGTGCTAGGACACATGTGTTCGACAAAAAAAGattaaacataaaaataaaaaataataagtgAGGCTATTttaaagttaaattttaaaaagattaataaaaatTAAGAAACACACACGGGGAGGGGCCAGGGGCGGGGTAGGCAAGGGACAGCGACCCGTGCGCGAGTCCGGGGCCACGGCTTTTTGTATGGCCGACCACTCGCCTTATCGGCCCACGGATAGGGAACCAGGGGCCCCGGATCGTCCGACGTTCCGCCGCTGCCGCGACTGGGCGGAGATACCAGGGCCGGCCCAGCTTGGAGACGTGGAGAGCGACTGGGCGGAGATACCAGGACCTTGGAAAGTTGTAATTCCTCGTTTGTCTCTCTACCACTACCAGCTGGGGTTGCTGAGACATTTTCCCGTAATACCGTTACCGTGGGTCCCAGGAGCCGGAACACATGCGGTTCTCGACGACGGTGATACCCGGACGCGGGCAGCGCTTGTGTATCACTCACCTCGCACCTGTCTCTATTTTCGTTTTCTTTGACTCTTTTTTAGTTTCTTAACTTGTGAATTTCTAGTTCTAGTGCTTCCTTTGTACTTCGGCCATTATGTTGTTTGGTCGGCCGTACGAGTGCCCACTGGGTCTTAAGGTCTGTCGATGGTTCTGTACACTCCGGATGCCCTTAGGTGTAAGTAGTATTTGATCTACATGGAACTGAGATCATTAATGCATATTAGCCTGTGTTGGCCCTATTGGGAACTTTCAGCCTGGCTTTCAGCGAACTGAACAGGACCTGTTGGGAACACAGAAATTTCATAGAAACCACATAGAAATTTCATGGGAATTAGTTCAATTTTAGAGAAAAAACACGGGAACAGGAATTTTTGCCCTTGACTGAGATGGCATTAGCAGAGGAAAAGATCATTATGGCCTCAGTACACCGGGAGAGTTTTTCCCCATGCATATAGAAATGCGCCCAAAAAAAGGTACTCAACTTGTTAGATGgactgaagggcgggcctggtgcaaacggtagagtcttaccgtctatgACCGGAAGGAGTATGGCTTGCCATTGACactcttccctagaccccgcacagagcgggagctctctgcactgggatACGCTATTTTTTAGCTTGTTAGATGGACTGGTGGGAGAGTCCAATGGCAACAACTTCCAAACAGTTAGAGGCTGTGAGATGGACAATTGCTTCCAGTTAAAACAGTTCATGACTTCCTCTCCACAAGCACGTCTTATAAGGGCGTACCCAGtacagagagctcctgctctgtgcggggtctagggaatggtgtcagtggcaagccttaccctcgcctgtgcaatgcgaggagaccgcgactcgaacccgggaccttccagtcacaggcggtaagactctaccgcttacacCAGGACCCGCCCTTCCTCCACAAGCACGTCTTATAATTAAGACATATGTAGCCAAGCAAACAGGAGCCTGGTAGAGCTACTGGCATCAAACTTTTGCTTCAAAAAATATTTAATGTTGCATTTGCTACAAAAAGGTATCCAGTAACATCGGCCCCAgttcggcttactccatattcggtttgttcggcttgttttttcagctggagCAGGATCCACGATcagcataagcaatcaagtattaCATTGCAAGAAACATCTTCAACATGTAATGAGCATGGTATGGCATGACATCCTGAATCCTGTGGGAGAAAGGAAGTCTTCCCTGGTTGACTAGCTCCGGAGTCAGGATGGTTGTCTAGCAAGAGCACTGAAACTTCCTACGCAAGCCCATCCTTCTAGTGCGCACTCTCCAATTGCTTGTTatcttttttgcccctcttccgCTTCCGAACCCTCTTTCTCTTCGCCTCGCCATCAGCCGTAACTACCTGCAGAACAGATGTTGTCATCAGTGCTTGTGAGTCCTGATACAACTACAAACGAGAGGCACAGCAAAGTTTTAACACTGTTGGATCTAATAATAAATTACAAATGTTTAGTTATATTACATTTAGTTCAATCTCTGAACATACATCAGAGATCTGACAGAACAAAACCTGATGTCACAAAATGACGAGAGGTACATATGATTCACATTACCAAAGAATACCTGGTTTTGAATAGCTGTGGGGAGCTTTGGTTTCTTCTTCTTACAGGAGAGTGGGTTAGGACCCTGCATAATGATACTTGTAAACATTTAATACAAGAAATAGAGTAGTGAACTCAGTTGCTGTTGATGCCTACTAGATAACAAACACTGGATATAGTCAATCACATGACAAGAGATACCAAAAAGGCAATGACTCTAAATATAACCTTTGCTTTGTTCCTTTTAAACTTGCTTTTGTCAGTGACACCAAGAGCATTTTTTACAAGAGAACTGATAGGCCTCTCATGTTGTTCTTTGTCACTTCCATTTTCACTGGCAGCTATCTTTCCTTCTGATGCAGCCTTCAGTAACTTCTTGTATTCAGATATATCCATATTGAGACGCTTCTCCTCATCCAATTGAGCAAACTTGCGTTGCTGCACAGAGGGTTGTTCTATGAATAAGGAGTTCTTCAGACCATATATCACAGGAACCCCAGGAATCTACATGGAAGCAGACAAGTACATGAGCAAATTACTGCGACCCAGACAAGGTCGTAGATATGATCCACatgattttcttaaaaagaagtaGAGTTTACACACGACAGATGAGGGTTGTCGATACCTCTCGTAACTTTTCTCGAAGACCAGGATCCTGGGTGGCAACGAAGAAATGCTCAGGATTTTTATCACCTATCAGTGACATGACACAGTTCACGGCACTGACCACCTTGTCATGCTCACACCTGGTAACACCGTGAAATCCAGGAAAACACTAAGTCAATGCCTCATAATTAGGCTCATATGATAGAAATCAAACTCATATAGGTCCCATCTGCAAAATTCAAACTGGGATTGAAAGACCACATTCGAGAATGGCACAAAACTAAATGCACCGAGCTACTACATTGTAATGTTGAGCCAGTGATGTACGTCATGACACCTAAAACCAGTTTACAGGTCCTGGGCCAAACAATGGCTACAAAAATGCATTCTGAAGTGATCCAAATTCCAACTGCAGCATAGGTTCCACTTCCAGACAACCAAATTCGATTGAACCAAATTGGCTACTCAGACTCCAAGATAGCATGCAAGAACTATAATTTGGTTCTCTGAAGTATGAACTTGGTAACTATGTTCATGTGAGTACATTTCTGAATTGAACGATGTTCTAGGTTTTTCTTTGGCTTTGACAAAATCAAATTAATACCACCGAGCCTCACAAGCAATAGAAGTGCCGGAGCACAAATCAAGCGGTGAATTTTAAGCCAGGCAGCAACAGGATTAAGTCAAGGTGGAGCACAATTGGAGGTTTGGGGCTGACAAAAAGGAAAGAATGGTACTGGCTGCAACTGCAACGGTGACAGAACTGTGAAAAGAAGGAATACCTACTTGGTTGTGGTGAGCAGCTGCGCGTTGTCGAAGGATTCGGCATGTGACTTGCCGAGTCGCCTGAGCTCTGCGTTGATGCACTTGGAGGTGAAGAGGGCTGGCGTCCTGGAGGCCGAGAGGAGGTCTCGGAGAGCCTCGTCGGCTGGGAGGAGGCGCTGGGTGAGGAGGTGGTGGACGAAGGTACCGTCGATGAGGACCTTGTACGGCTCGCGGAAGCCGAAGCAGGTGGCGTAGAACTTGATCGCTTTGCGGTTCTTCGATCGCTTCTTCACCCGCATCCTGATTACTGGGTGGGCGGCGGCAGCGACGGGAGGCCGGAGCCGCGGAGGAGACGGCGGGCGCGTTAAGAACTGGCGAGTGGAGGCGGTGGTGAACGGGCAGGAAAGTAAGCCGAGCTAGGGCTTTGGTTCATCACGCGGCTCCTCTACTTGCTGGGCTGAACTGGGCCCCGTGGAATCAAGCACGATAAAGCCCACTTTTATGTCTCTGACCAACAATCACATTTCTCTGAGGAAATAGGCCAAAAGGTTTGGTGGGCTTTTCAGATTGGCCCGAATTAAGACCATTTTACTTCCTCAAAAAAATATACACCattttatatatatctatatacatCTATGCTT belongs to Miscanthus floridulus cultivar M001 chromosome 4, ASM1932011v1, whole genome shotgun sequence and includes:
- the LOC136552193 gene encoding uncharacterized protein → MRVKKRSKNRKAIKFYATCFGFREPYKVLIDGTFVHHLLTQRLLPADEALRDLLSASRTPALFTSKCINAELRRLGKSHAESFDNAQLLTTTKCEHDKVVSAVNCVMSLIGDKNPEHFFVATQDPGLREKLREIPGVPVIYGLKNSLFIEQPSVQQRKFAQLDEEKRLNMDISEYKKLLKAASEGKIAASENGSDKEQHERPISSLVKNALGVTDKSKFKRNKAKGPNPLSCKKKKPKLPTAIQNQVVTADGEAKRKRVRKRKRGKKDNKQLESAH